The proteins below are encoded in one region of Peribacillus muralis:
- a CDS encoding YutD family protein, which yields MITINNLTYEIIEDEREGYNEDAFKARYSEILTKYDYIVGDWGYGQLRLRGFFDDTNQKATFDTKISTLSEYLYEYCNFGCPYFVVKKVKK from the coding sequence ATGATTACCATCAATAACCTGACCTATGAAATAATAGAGGATGAAAGGGAAGGGTATAACGAAGATGCCTTTAAAGCCAGATACAGTGAGATTTTAACGAAGTATGATTATATCGTGGGGGATTGGGGTTACGGTCAATTAAGGCTGCGCGGATTTTTTGATGATACGAATCAGAAAGCGACCTTTGACACGAAAATCAGCACACTCAGTGAATATCTATATGAATACTGTAATTTTGGCTGTCCTTATTTCGTCGTGAAGAAGGTCAAGAAGTAA
- a CDS encoding YhcN/YlaJ family sporulation lipoprotein, which yields MMKKTIMTLGLSSIIALTGCSDKHEQGLGAKNHANNPTNVNNPTQYYDEDYRNHDNKSDDFGFTRTNKTTTNRRNVSNKTASIDREQLSDVISKLSVQIPSVNDVSTLVTDEEVLVVYDTDTKDRMDTADQVKRTAMSVVPRYYHVYVSDDPALAQNVENFATLKSGSRGIDYTIEQTIKSMLKSPQGYKMSDVENENGEMINDNKDHHDNIRQKMSNL from the coding sequence ATGATGAAAAAGACAATCATGACGTTAGGTTTAAGCTCGATCATTGCACTGACCGGCTGCTCCGATAAACACGAGCAGGGGCTCGGTGCAAAAAACCATGCAAACAACCCAACAAACGTAAATAATCCCACTCAGTATTATGACGAGGATTATCGTAATCATGATAACAAAAGCGATGACTTCGGGTTTACCCGGACAAATAAGACGACTACTAACAGACGTAACGTTTCCAATAAGACCGCTTCCATCGATCGTGAGCAATTATCGGATGTCATATCCAAGCTCAGTGTACAAATTCCGAGTGTCAATGATGTATCCACCCTTGTGACAGACGAGGAAGTTCTCGTCGTTTATGATACGGATACCAAGGATAGGATGGATACCGCTGACCAAGTGAAGCGCACTGCCATGTCTGTCGTCCCTCGTTATTATCATGTATATGTTAGTGATGATCCTGCCCTTGCCCAAAATGTCGAGAATTTCGCTACATTGAAATCAGGCAGCAGAGGCATTGACTATACGATTGAACAGACCATCAAAAGCATGCTCAAGTCACCACAAGGATACAAGATGAGCGATGTGGAAAATGAAAACGGTGAAATGATCAACGATAATAAAGATCATCACGATAATATCAGGCAAAAAATGAGCAATCTCTGA
- the lipA gene encoding lipoyl synthase, which yields MSSTNKEILRKPDWLKIKLNTNENYLGLKNMMREKNLHTVCEEAKCPNIHECWAVRRTATFMILGEICTRACRFCAVTTGRPNELDWAEPERVADSVVLMNLKHVVITAVARDDLKDGGAEVFAETVRAIRRKNPFTSIEVLPSDMGGLHENIKILMDAKPDILNHNIETVRSLSDRVRAQAKYERSLELLRRAKELYPEIPTKSSLMVGLGETRDEILETMDDLRANNVDIMTIGQYLQPTKKHLKVLKYYTPEEFSELKDRALEKGFSHCESGPLVRSSYHADEQVNAAAKHKQSKGEELLK from the coding sequence GTGTCTTCTACAAATAAAGAAATTCTTCGAAAACCAGATTGGTTAAAAATAAAGCTTAATACTAATGAAAATTATCTTGGTTTAAAAAATATGATGCGAGAGAAAAATCTCCATACGGTTTGTGAGGAAGCGAAATGCCCGAATATCCACGAATGCTGGGCGGTAAGAAGAACGGCGACCTTCATGATCCTAGGGGAAATATGTACAAGGGCCTGCCGCTTTTGTGCGGTTACAACCGGGCGTCCCAATGAGCTGGACTGGGCGGAACCTGAGCGTGTCGCAGACTCCGTTGTACTGATGAATTTAAAGCATGTGGTCATAACGGCTGTTGCCCGTGATGATTTAAAGGATGGAGGCGCTGAGGTTTTTGCTGAAACGGTTCGTGCCATCCGCCGTAAAAACCCATTTACATCCATTGAAGTATTGCCGTCCGATATGGGTGGATTGCATGAAAATATCAAGATTTTGATGGATGCCAAGCCGGATATTCTCAACCATAATATAGAGACCGTCAGAAGCTTATCCGATCGCGTACGGGCCCAGGCGAAATATGAACGTTCATTGGAGCTGTTAAGAAGGGCTAAGGAATTGTATCCGGAGATCCCGACAAAATCCAGCTTGATGGTCGGTCTAGGCGAAACGCGCGATGAAATCCTTGAAACGATGGATGACCTAAGGGCGAATAATGTCGATATCATGACGATCGGCCAGTATTTGCAGCCAACCAAAAAGCACTTGAAGGTTCTTAAATACTACACTCCCGAGGAATTTTCTGAATTGAAAGACCGCGCTTTGGAAAAAGGCTTCAGCCATTGTGAGTCAGGTCCGCTTGTCCGCTCTTCGTATCACGCGGATGAACAGGTCAATGCAGCTGCAAAACACAAGCAAAGCAAAGGTGAAGAATTATTGAAATAG
- a CDS encoding M23 family metallopeptidase gives MNGPGQVANAAADIPEAYAGRMQLYKNMEATLQIPWYYLAGADQYEHSIRLARPDLEPAKGLIGINIEPSKWRGALNPDMNDVNPLTITFFDGLGEDGDGDGKADILNDTDRLYAFSKQLRNFGTDEDNIRIGLWDYYKRDKAVSIIIGNAEIYKKYGRLDLQEKAFPVPVRTHYTYLNTWGSARGWGGRRIHEGTDIFADYSLPVRSTSYGIIEMKGWNKYGGWRIGIRDLNNTYHYFAHLSGFTDGLKVGHIVEPGQVIGGVGSTGYGPPGTSGKFPPHLHYGMYKDNGRTEWSFDPYPYLKLWERKDLAKKKN, from the coding sequence ATGAACGGTCCTGGCCAAGTGGCTAATGCTGCTGCCGATATTCCTGAAGCATATGCAGGGAGGATGCAGCTATATAAGAATATGGAAGCGACCCTCCAGATACCGTGGTATTATCTCGCTGGAGCTGATCAATATGAACATAGCATAAGACTTGCACGGCCGGATTTGGAGCCGGCAAAAGGGTTGATAGGCATCAATATCGAGCCTTCAAAATGGAGAGGGGCCCTTAACCCCGACATGAATGATGTGAATCCGCTCACGATTACCTTTTTTGATGGCTTGGGCGAGGATGGAGACGGTGATGGCAAGGCGGATATCCTCAATGATACGGATCGTTTATATGCGTTTTCAAAGCAGCTCCGAAATTTTGGCACGGATGAAGATAATATTCGGATCGGCTTATGGGATTATTATAAACGGGATAAAGCCGTCAGCATCATCATCGGCAATGCAGAGATCTACAAGAAATACGGCCGGCTCGATTTACAGGAAAAAGCCTTCCCGGTTCCGGTACGGACTCATTATACGTATTTAAATACATGGGGGAGCGCTCGCGGCTGGGGAGGCAGAAGGATTCATGAAGGCACTGACATCTTTGCTGATTATAGCCTTCCGGTGCGATCGACGAGCTACGGCATCATTGAAATGAAGGGCTGGAATAAATACGGTGGCTGGCGGATAGGGATACGGGATTTAAATAATACGTATCATTACTTTGCCCATTTAAGCGGATTCACCGATGGGCTGAAGGTCGGACATATTGTCGAGCCCGGACAGGTCATCGGTGGAGTGGGCAGTACAGGTTATGGCCCTCCAGGAACATCCGGTAAATTCCCGCCACATCTTCACTATGGAATGTACAAAGATAACGGCCGTACAGAATGGAGCTTCGACCCTTACCCTTACTTGAAGCTGTGGGAAAGGAAAGATTTAGCCAAAAAGAAAAACTAA
- the yunB gene encoding sporulation protein YunB has protein sequence MKFRKKGPLPTRKVFLYSFILFIISSIMTLWYVDKAIEPVIMNVAENEIKRIATETIHESVDENIAKIDMKEIITNNKGSEGTSSSYSFNPAVYSELRANITNDIQDKLGIKQGNPFKTGSTKINDEQYKSVVYYIPLGVVTGNNLLSNYGPEIPVKMSVIGNVESDLRTKLTNAGINNVYYELIVDFDVNIQIVIPSFTKETKVSQEVTVGSLLIEGDVPSYFSNGNGAVAPAIMKENK, from the coding sequence ATGAAATTTCGTAAAAAGGGGCCTCTCCCTACCCGCAAAGTATTTCTATATTCATTCATCCTTTTTATCATATCGAGCATCATGACACTTTGGTATGTTGATAAGGCCATCGAGCCTGTAATCATGAATGTTGCCGAAAATGAAATCAAAAGGATTGCCACGGAAACGATCCATGAATCGGTCGATGAGAATATCGCCAAAATTGATATGAAGGAAATCATCACCAACAATAAAGGCAGCGAAGGCACCAGTTCCTCCTATAGCTTCAATCCAGCCGTATACAGTGAATTGCGCGCTAACATTACAAACGATATCCAAGACAAGCTTGGCATCAAACAGGGAAATCCTTTTAAAACGGGTTCAACCAAAATAAATGATGAACAATATAAAAGCGTGGTCTATTATATACCATTAGGCGTCGTGACCGGAAACAACCTCCTTTCCAACTATGGACCTGAAATCCCAGTGAAAATGTCAGTCATCGGCAATGTTGAATCGGACCTGAGAACGAAACTGACGAACGCCGGCATTAATAATGTTTATTATGAGTTGATCGTTGATTTTGATGTCAACATCCAAATCGTCATCCCCTCTTTCACTAAAGAGACCAAGGTAAGCCAGGAAGTGACAGTCGGCAGCTTATTGATCGAAGGTGATGTACCAAGTTATTTCAGTAATGGAAATGGAGCCGTCGCCCCTGCCATCATGAAAGAAAACAAATAA
- a CDS encoding HD-GYP domain-containing protein, whose product MRLAITKSLSPGARLGKNIHNERGHILLCEGLTLTQKMIDRLVSLNIPFVYIQDSRTDDIIPMSPVSGKLRREAINTIETTFQDMKDKINLDASFTIEQANVKFTQIVRSIMKELKSNKELMTLLADVYTYDDYIFTHSFNVTLYTLAIGMELNINEKNLEILGLGAILHDVGKMLVPLDILRKPGKLTEQEFEQIQKHADYGFHLIKNIHTVSLIVANCAYQHHERLDGSGYPRGIKGDEIHYFCKIIAVADVFDAVTSNRVYRKALLPHEGLEILYAGVGKKFDNTIIEAFRRAVAIYPNGLSVELNDGRKGVVSAQNEGIGDRPKVRILEENGEQIKDPYEVDLNKNLHLLIMKCLNIQEPA is encoded by the coding sequence ATGAGGCTAGCTATTACAAAGTCTTTAAGCCCTGGAGCCAGGCTCGGAAAAAACATCCATAATGAGCGGGGCCATATCCTATTGTGCGAGGGTTTAACATTAACACAGAAAATGATCGATCGACTTGTTTCCTTGAATATTCCCTTTGTCTACATTCAAGATTCAAGGACGGATGACATTATTCCCATGTCACCAGTTTCCGGGAAGCTTAGGAGAGAAGCCATTAATACGATTGAAACCACGTTCCAGGATATGAAGGATAAAATCAATCTGGATGCATCCTTCACGATTGAGCAGGCCAATGTCAAGTTCACCCAAATAGTCCGCAGCATCATGAAAGAGCTGAAAAGCAATAAAGAATTAATGACGTTACTGGCGGATGTTTATACATACGATGATTATATCTTTACTCACTCCTTTAATGTGACCTTATACACGCTGGCGATCGGGATGGAATTGAATATAAATGAAAAGAATTTGGAGATACTTGGTTTGGGAGCGATTTTGCATGATGTCGGTAAAATGCTCGTCCCCTTGGATATCCTTCGTAAGCCCGGTAAGCTGACGGAACAGGAATTCGAACAAATCCAAAAGCATGCCGATTACGGATTTCATCTAATTAAGAATATTCATACCGTTTCGCTTATCGTTGCCAACTGTGCCTACCAGCACCATGAAAGGTTAGATGGTTCTGGATATCCACGTGGGATAAAAGGGGACGAAATCCATTATTTCTGTAAGATCATTGCCGTTGCCGATGTGTTCGATGCCGTCACTTCAAATCGGGTTTACCGCAAGGCTTTGCTGCCGCATGAAGGTCTGGAAATCCTTTATGCCGGAGTCGGGAAAAAGTTCGATAATACGATCATCGAAGCATTCCGCAGAGCGGTGGCCATCTACCCGAACGGTCTGTCCGTAGAATTGAATGATGGGAGAAAAGGGGTCGTATCCGCTCAAAATGAAGGGATAGGGGACCGGCCCAAGGTAAGGATCCTTGAGGAAAATGGCGAACAAATCAAAGACCCCTATGAGGTGGACCTGAATAAAAATCTGCATTTGCTGATCATGAAATGCTTGAATATACAAGAACCAGCTTAA
- a CDS encoding YunC family protein, producing MINMIPIVLDSHTFLAISVRLPKTNLLAVASEKGYIMCGALDVGLLNEKLSDRKILAGRATGVKSIEELLDAPLESVTWEAEAKGIYPGMIGKEALIKMI from the coding sequence TTGATTAACATGATACCAATAGTACTCGATAGTCATACTTTCTTAGCCATTTCTGTCCGGCTTCCAAAAACCAATCTGCTTGCAGTGGCGTCCGAAAAAGGGTATATAATGTGCGGTGCGCTGGATGTGGGGCTGCTAAATGAAAAATTAAGTGATCGTAAAATACTTGCAGGCAGGGCCACTGGAGTAAAGTCGATTGAAGAGCTTTTGGATGCACCGCTGGAATCAGTAACGTGGGAGGCAGAGGCAAAGGGCATCTATCCCGGAATGATCGGTAAAGAGGCATTAATCAAAATGATCTAA
- a CDS encoding bifunctional metallophosphatase/5'-nucleotidase → MMSEIIHLYHTNDLHSHFEKWPRIDKFLKERRDLHQETGEEAIIFDIGDHVDRWHPHTEGTLGKGNVELLNEAGYQYVTIGNNEGITLPHEALDSLYNDARFKVLAANIYYRNHERPEWALPYWIHTTTKGTRIALIGLTAFFQKFYSAMDWELTEPFEELKKQLEEIKTKADVIIILSHLGIHDDERMATDFPQIDVILGAHTHHILHQGKLVNDVLLCGAGKYGYYVGQVEMTIEQDKRISKKTALLYDTNDFLELEGERSWLEAMYKAGGETLNEVVVDLPEALENDWFKVSPLTKILGEALREWSKADCTFLNAGLLLDGLPKGPVTKGDIHRICPHPINPCIVEVNGNELKEILMQSRNEEWPQLQVKGFGFRGKIMGVMHYDRIEFDEIENGIVKAILINGEKLIADKSYQLAIPDMFTFGHFFPSIQRSNRKEYLLPEFLRDILVWKLKKINTEA, encoded by the coding sequence ATGATGTCGGAAATCATTCACTTATATCACACCAATGATCTTCATAGTCATTTCGAGAAATGGCCTCGTATCGATAAGTTCCTTAAAGAAAGAAGGGACCTTCATCAGGAAACGGGTGAAGAAGCGATCATATTCGATATAGGTGATCATGTGGATCGCTGGCATCCTCATACTGAAGGCACCTTGGGTAAAGGAAATGTTGAATTGCTGAATGAAGCGGGCTATCAATATGTGACCATCGGCAATAATGAAGGAATCACTTTACCTCATGAGGCGTTGGATTCTTTATATAATGATGCAAGGTTCAAGGTCTTGGCTGCGAATATCTATTACCGCAATCATGAAAGACCGGAATGGGCGCTTCCATATTGGATACATACAACGACAAAGGGCACGAGGATTGCGCTAATAGGCTTGACTGCCTTTTTTCAAAAGTTTTACTCCGCGATGGACTGGGAATTGACTGAACCATTCGAGGAATTAAAGAAACAGCTTGAAGAAATCAAGACCAAGGCTGATGTCATCATCATCCTTTCACATTTGGGTATCCATGATGATGAAAGGATGGCCACGGACTTTCCGCAGATTGATGTCATCCTTGGCGCACATACCCACCACATCCTCCACCAAGGAAAGCTGGTCAATGATGTGCTCCTATGCGGTGCCGGAAAATATGGGTATTACGTTGGCCAAGTCGAAATGACCATCGAACAGGATAAGCGGATTTCCAAGAAGACTGCGCTTCTATATGACACCAATGATTTCTTGGAATTGGAGGGTGAACGTTCATGGCTGGAGGCCATGTACAAGGCAGGCGGGGAAACACTGAACGAAGTCGTGGTGGACCTGCCGGAAGCACTGGAAAATGATTGGTTCAAGGTGAGCCCGCTTACGAAAATTCTTGGTGAGGCACTACGGGAATGGAGTAAGGCTGATTGTACCTTTTTGAATGCCGGGCTCCTGCTTGATGGATTGCCGAAGGGTCCAGTCACAAAAGGGGATATTCACCGAATTTGTCCGCATCCCATCAATCCCTGTATCGTTGAAGTCAATGGGAATGAATTAAAAGAAATACTCATGCAATCCAGGAATGAGGAATGGCCTCAGCTTCAGGTGAAAGGCTTTGGTTTCCGCGGGAAAATCATGGGAGTCATGCACTATGATCGAATTGAATTTGATGAGATCGAGAACGGGATCGTTAAGGCGATTTTGATAAATGGAGAGAAGCTGATCGCAGATAAGTCCTATCAATTGGCCATACCTGATATGTTCACATTTGGGCATTTCTTTCCGAGTATCCAGCGCTCCAATCGCAAGGAGTACCTTTTGCCTGAATTCCTGCGGGATATCCTCGTATGGAAGCTGAAAAAAATAAATACAGAAGCCTAA
- a CDS encoding sulfite exporter TauE/SafE family protein, which produces MVWLVLVGVGLIAGSIGSLVGLGGGIIIVPSLLYLGSSTNIIDELTPQVAVGVSTVIMIFTGLSSTLAYVKHKVVDYKAGFIFFLGSAPGGIIGAYVNKSLNIEAFSLYFGMFMVFMAIVLLVKERLKPMVFKPGKGKIVKTYKNERGQAFTYGYHPILAVLISFVVGFSSGLFGIGGGALMVPVMMLLFFFPPHMAVATSMFMVFLSSITNSITHISLGNINWPYALALIPGAWFGAKLGAWINTRIKSASLTNMLKIVLIIIGLRLIYQGITG; this is translated from the coding sequence ATGGTTTGGTTAGTATTGGTGGGCGTAGGCTTAATAGCGGGATCAATCGGCTCTCTTGTCGGTCTCGGGGGCGGCATCATCATTGTGCCTTCCCTTTTGTATTTAGGGTCATCGACGAATATAATCGATGAACTGACACCGCAAGTTGCGGTAGGCGTTTCTACCGTGATCATGATTTTCACCGGTTTATCCTCCACTTTAGCGTATGTAAAGCATAAGGTGGTCGATTATAAGGCAGGGTTCATCTTTTTTTTAGGCAGTGCCCCTGGCGGCATAATTGGTGCCTATGTGAATAAAAGCCTGAATATCGAAGCCTTCTCCTTATATTTTGGAATGTTCATGGTATTCATGGCCATCGTGTTATTGGTGAAAGAACGCTTGAAGCCGATGGTTTTCAAGCCTGGAAAAGGGAAAATCGTCAAAACGTATAAAAATGAACGTGGGCAGGCGTTTACATATGGATACCATCCGATACTTGCGGTATTGATCTCATTTGTCGTGGGATTCAGCTCTGGATTATTCGGAATAGGCGGCGGTGCCTTGATGGTTCCCGTCATGATGCTGCTCTTCTTCTTCCCGCCTCATATGGCGGTGGCAACTTCCATGTTCATGGTATTTCTATCTTCCATCACGAATTCGATCACACATATTTCACTTGGGAATATAAATTGGCCATATGCTTTAGCCCTGATTCCAGGAGCATGGTTCGGAGCGAAATTGGGAGCATGGATTAATACCCGGATAAAGAGCGCATCGCTTACGAATATGTTGAAAATAGTTCTGATAATCATTGGTTTGCGTCTTATTTACCAAGGGATTACTGGATAA
- a CDS encoding DUF72 domain-containing protein, with the protein MIYVGVTGWGDHDRLYDGGVSQRDKLKEYGAHFPVVEVDASFYAVQPKRNSEKWVSETPASFQFVVKAYQGMTGHQRGEIPFESKKDMFKAFRESLEAYEKAGKLAMVLFQFPPWFDCKRENVDYLRWCKLEMGDTPVALEFRNQSWYRPGMIEQTLEFIEKEGWIHTICDEPQAGEGSVPIVLHSTDRDKTLIRFHGRNVHGWQKKQAGDNWREVRYLYKYNHRELTDWVAKIRLLEKQCKDIFVLFNNNSGGDAAGNAKQLIELLDIEYEGLAPKQLGLF; encoded by the coding sequence ATGATTTATGTTGGTGTGACTGGCTGGGGCGATCATGATCGTTTGTATGATGGAGGTGTGTCCCAGCGTGATAAATTGAAGGAGTATGGGGCCCATTTTCCTGTCGTGGAGGTAGATGCCTCATTTTATGCGGTCCAGCCAAAGCGGAATAGTGAAAAGTGGGTGTCCGAGACGCCTGCATCCTTTCAATTTGTCGTTAAAGCGTATCAGGGGATGACAGGACATCAGCGCGGGGAAATCCCGTTTGAAAGTAAAAAGGACATGTTCAAAGCCTTTCGTGAATCTCTGGAAGCTTATGAGAAGGCAGGCAAGCTCGCGATGGTCCTCTTTCAATTTCCACCTTGGTTTGACTGTAAGCGGGAAAATGTCGATTATTTACGCTGGTGCAAGCTAGAGATGGGCGACACGCCGGTTGCGTTGGAATTCCGGAATCAAAGCTGGTACAGACCGGGCATGATCGAGCAAACCTTGGAATTCATCGAAAAGGAAGGCTGGATTCATACGATATGTGATGAGCCGCAGGCTGGGGAAGGATCGGTTCCTATCGTCCTCCATTCCACCGATCGAGATAAAACGCTGATCCGCTTTCATGGCCGCAATGTGCATGGCTGGCAGAAAAAGCAGGCTGGAGATAATTGGCGTGAGGTCAGGTATTTATACAAATATAATCATCGGGAATTGACAGATTGGGTGGCGAAGATCAGGTTGTTGGAAAAGCAATGCAAGGATATATTTGTCCTTTTCAATAATAACTCGGGCGGGGACGCTGCAGGTAACGCCAAGCAATTGATTGAATTGCTTGACATAGAATATGAGGGGCTTGCTCCAAAGCAGCTTGGTTTGTTTTAG
- the sufB gene encoding Fe-S cluster assembly protein SufB, with protein sequence MAKKMPDIGDYKYGFADKDVSIFRSKRGLTEEIVEEISRMKNEPKWMLDFRLKSLKHFYNMPMPQWGGDLNSLNFDEITYYVKPSEKSEKSWDEVPDEIKQTFDKLGIPEAEQKYLAGVSAQYESEVVYHSMKEELEEMGIVFKDTDSALRENEDIFREHFGKTIPPTDNKFAALNSAVWSGGSFIYVPKGIKVDTPLQAYFRINSENMGQFERTLIIVDEGASVHYVEGCTAPVYTTNSLHSAVVEIVIKKDAYCRYTTIQNWANNVFNLVTKRAVCDANATMEWIDGNIGSKLTMKYPAVILKGEGARGMTLSIAIAGKGQHQDAGAKMTHLAPNTSSTIVSKSISKQGGKVTYRGIVHFGRKADGARSNIECDTLIMDNQSTSDTIPYNEILNDNISLEHEAKVSKVSEEQLFYLMSRGISEQEATEMIVMGFIEPFTKELPMEYAVEMNRLIKFEMEGSIG encoded by the coding sequence ATGGCAAAGAAAATGCCTGATATTGGCGATTATAAATATGGCTTTGCGGATAAAGATGTTTCCATCTTCCGTTCAAAGCGTGGTCTTACGGAAGAAATCGTGGAAGAAATTTCACGCATGAAAAATGAACCGAAATGGATGCTTGATTTCCGCTTGAAATCCTTGAAGCATTTCTACAATATGCCTATGCCGCAATGGGGCGGCGATTTGAATAGCCTGAACTTTGATGAAATCACATATTATGTGAAGCCATCAGAGAAATCAGAGAAATCTTGGGATGAAGTTCCTGATGAAATCAAGCAGACTTTCGATAAATTGGGAATTCCTGAAGCGGAACAGAAATATCTTGCAGGGGTATCTGCTCAATATGAATCAGAAGTGGTTTACCACAGCATGAAAGAGGAATTGGAAGAGATGGGGATCGTATTTAAAGATACGGACTCAGCACTTCGTGAAAATGAAGATATCTTCCGTGAGCATTTCGGCAAAACGATCCCTCCAACTGACAATAAGTTCGCGGCATTGAACTCAGCTGTATGGTCTGGCGGATCTTTCATCTATGTACCAAAAGGCATAAAAGTGGATACTCCGCTTCAAGCTTATTTCCGGATTAACTCGGAAAACATGGGTCAATTCGAACGTACATTGATCATTGTAGATGAAGGCGCATCCGTTCACTATGTAGAGGGCTGTACAGCTCCTGTCTATACGACGAACTCGCTTCACAGTGCGGTCGTTGAAATCGTCATTAAAAAAGATGCCTACTGCCGTTACACGACGATCCAAAACTGGGCAAACAATGTGTTCAACCTAGTGACGAAACGTGCAGTATGTGATGCCAATGCTACAATGGAATGGATCGATGGCAACATCGGCTCCAAATTGACGATGAAATACCCTGCTGTCATCTTAAAAGGTGAAGGCGCTCGCGGTATGACTTTATCGATTGCAATCGCTGGTAAAGGGCAGCACCAAGATGCAGGAGCAAAAATGACGCATCTTGCGCCTAATACTTCATCAACGATCGTATCCAAATCAATATCCAAACAAGGCGGAAAAGTAACCTACCGCGGAATCGTCCACTTCGGACGTAAAGCGGACGGAGCCCGTTCAAATATTGAATGTGATACGCTAATCATGGATAATCAGTCTACATCTGATACAATCCCTTACAATGAAATCTTGAATGATAACATTTCCCTTGAACACGAAGCGAAGGTTTCCAAAGTATCGGAAGAGCAATTGTTCTACTTGATGAGCCGCGGAATCTCTGAGCAAGAAGCAACGGAAATGATCGTAATGGGCTTCATCGAGCCATTTACAAAAGAACTTCCAATGGAATATGCGGTCGAAATGAACCGTCTGATCAAGTTCGAAATGGAAGGCTCCATCGGGTAA
- the sufU gene encoding Fe-S cluster assembly sulfur transfer protein SufU, whose protein sequence is MSFENLDTLYRQVIMDHYKKPRNKGMLEDGSMTIDMNNPTCGDRIRLTMKIEDGKVSDVKFDGDGCSISMSSASMMTQAIKGKDIDTALAMSDTFSLMIQGKEYDDEIDLGDIEALQGVSKFPARIKCATLAWKAMEKGLKD, encoded by the coding sequence ATGTCTTTTGAGAACTTAGATACACTTTACCGTCAGGTCATCATGGATCACTATAAGAAACCACGTAATAAGGGTATGCTTGAGGATGGAAGCATGACGATCGATATGAACAATCCAACTTGCGGCGATCGAATCCGTTTAACGATGAAGATCGAAGATGGAAAAGTCAGCGATGTCAAATTCGATGGTGACGGCTGTTCCATATCCATGAGTTCAGCTTCCATGATGACACAAGCAATTAAGGGCAAAGATATAGATACGGCTTTGGCCATGTCCGACACTTTTTCTTTAATGATACAAGGAAAAGAATACGATGATGAGATAGACCTTGGGGACATTGAAGCCCTTCAAGGTGTTTCTAAATTCCCTGCCAGAATCAAGTGTGCCACTTTAGCTTGGAAGGCGATGGAAAAGGGATTGAAGGACTAA